Proteins co-encoded in one Thamnophis elegans isolate rThaEle1 chromosome 1, rThaEle1.pri, whole genome shotgun sequence genomic window:
- the TTC21B gene encoding tetratricopeptide repeat protein 21B isoform X1: MESSFLQALINYYCQEGYFRHVQTIANEGLKTFGNDPLFLFYQSYGILMEGHVQEALLSLESIKSKPEVSLCTMMAMIYAHKKRSNPDREVIMDLDAKLKEHRKTAGQEALYFAGLFLWHIGRYEKAREYIDRMIKISNGSKEGWILKGWLDVTSGKEASIKKAGKYFDEGLQNGNDIFGLMGKAQYFEARQNYSGALETVNQIIANFPHFLPAFVKKMKLHLALQDWEQSVETAQRLLQKDALNLDALKMEAVHYLCREGNIPEASSRLKDLISALDQLEPHNPPLFCKIALVFSRTCGRNPLILQLTQKLVDRAFSLAPHNADIATELGYQMLFQGKIKEAMKCYKTAMALDETSVPALTGIIRSQLMEGKLEDVEQQLEFLKEVQQSIGISAELSYLRAVLAMKKNKRQEEVITLLNDVLDAHFSSLQGLPLGIEYFEKLNPDFLIEIIKEYLNFCPSKPAGAGQPPSPLLRPCASVLETVMKTVPGLLQAAYLVAKVKYLSGNYEASERLLQHCLEQSPSYAEAHLLMAQVHLLQNNFQLCAQSLELCLSYNFQIRDHPVYHLVKAQAQIKMGEIAEAIKTLQMAMNLPGMRTSTPSSKSKTIEIDASDRLSLYLELVEAHRLNGEQHEAIKILQDAINEFSGTSEELRVMITNADLVLMQGDVEAALTMFRNITPEQAYFVQAKEKMAQIYLKYRRDKKLYASCYRDLVEKMPSSHTFLLLGDAYMNIQEPEEAIEAYEQSLKKNPRDGALARKIGNALVKTHNYSKAISYYEAALRTGQQNILCYDLAELLLKLNQHDKAEKVLRQALDHEPVNDLSSLMEDIHYLVLLAKIYSKMERTEDAFFSLQQAREMQAKVLKRIEIEQPDAVPLQKQLAAEICAEIAKHLATQRNYEKAITFYKEALAHCETDNKVMLELARLYLALDEVDACQYQCAALLKNDQDNVAAATMMADLMFKKQDYEQAVFHFQQLLDRHPDNYTTLSRLIDLLRRAGKLEEVPRFLTMAEKHSPRTKLDSGFHYCKGLYLWYTGEPNDALRHFNKARKDNDWGQNAVYNMIEICLNPDNETIGGEVFEHLDGDIDSSTEKQESVQLAVRTAEKLLKELKPQTAQGHIQLGIMENYCLMATKQKSNVERALQAFTEIVTNEKDHVPALLGMAIAYMILKQTPRARNQLKRISKMNWNPIDAEEFEKSWLLLADIYIQSSKYDMASELLKRCLRHNRSCCKAYEYMGYIMEKEQAYRDAAINYEMAWKYGNQSNPAIGFKLAFNYLKAKRHIDAITVCHKVLGAHPNYPKIKKEILDKARASLRT, translated from the exons ATGGAGTCTTCCTTCCTGCAG gcTTTAATTAATTATTACTGTCAGGAAGGCTATTTTCGCCATGTTCAGACTATTGCCAATGAAGGCTTGAAGACATTTGGCAATGACCCACTGTTTCTTTTCTACCAATCTTATGGCATTTTGATGGAAG GGCACGTCCAAGAAGCTCTTCTCAGTCTTGAATCCATtaaaagcaaaccagaagtatCCCTGTGCACAATGATGGCAATGATCTATGCTCATAAAAAAAGATCAAATCCAG ATCGGGAAGTTATCATGGATCTTGATGCCAAGTTGAAGGAGCATCGTAAGACAGCCGGACAGGAGGCTTTATATTTTGCAGGACTGTTCTTGTGGCATATCGGCCGCTACGAGAAAGCCCGCGAATACATCGACAGAATGATCAAGATCTCAAATGGCAGTAAAGAG GGGTGGATTCTAAAAGGATGGCTTGATGTGACTAGTGGGAAAGAAGCAAGCATCAAAAAAGCCGGAAAATATTTTGATGAAGGGCTCCAAAATGGGAATGATATTTTTGGCCTGATGGGTAAA GCCCAATATTTTGAAGCGCGCCAGAATTATTCAGGAGCTTTGGAAACTGTGAATCAAATAATTGCGAATTTTCCACACTTCCTTCCGGCATTTGTAAAAAAGATGAAGCTACATCTGGCTTTGCAGGATTGGGAGCAGTCAGTTGAGACAGCCCAGAG GTTGTTGCAGAAAGATGCTCTCAACCTAGATGCCTTAAAAATGGAGGCTGTTCACTATTTGTGCAGGGAAGGAAACATACCTGAG gcTTCCTCCAGGCTGAAAGATCTGATTAGTGCTTTAGATCAATTGGAACCACATAATCCTCCGCTTTTCTGTAAGATAGCCTTGGTTTTTAGCAGAACG TGTGGCCGCAATCCACTCATCCTGCAGCTGACTCAGAAGTTGGTGGACAGAGCTTTCAGCTTAGCTCCTCATAATGCAGACATTGCTACAGAGCTGGGCTATCAGAtgctttttcaaggaaaaataaaggaagctATGAAATGCTACAAAACGGCTATGGCTCTTGATGAGACAAGTGTTCCTGCACTAACAG GAATTATCCGAAGCCAGTTAATGGAAGGGAAGTTAGAAGATGTAGAGCAGCAGTTGGAGTTCCTGAAAGAAGTTCAGCAGTCTATTGGAATATCAGCA gAGCTGTCTTATCTACGTGCAGTCTTGgctatgaagaaaaataaaagacaagaagAAGTTATTACTTTGTTGAATGATGTACTCGATgcccatttttcttctctccaaGGTTTACCTCTTGGTatagaatattttgaaaaattaaaccCAGATTTTTTGATAGAAATTATTAAGGAGTATCTTAATTTTTGCCCAAGTAAG CCTGCAGGTGCAGGGCAGCCTCCTTCACCACTTCTGAGGCCTTGTGCATCCGTCCTTGAAACGGTGATGAAAACAGTCCCTGGTCTTTTACAAGCCGCCTATTTGGTTgcaaaagtgaaatatttatcAG GCAACTATGAAGCCTCTGAGAGGCTCTTACAACACTGTCTGGAGCAGAGTCCTTCCTATGCAGAGGCTCATCTCCTCATGGCTCAAGTCCATCTGCTGCAGAACAACTTCCAACTCTGTGCTCAGTCCCTGGAGCTCTGTCTAAGTTACAACTTTCAG ATTAGGGATCATCCTGTGTACCACTTAGTAAAAGCTCAAGCCCAGATAAAGATGGGTGAGATAGCAGAAGCCATCAAAACCTTGCAGATGGCAATGAATTTGCCAGGGATGAGAACCAGTACACCGTCCTCTAAATCGAAAACAATTGAAATTGATGCGTCCGATCGTCTGTCTCTCTACCTGGAACTGGTAGAGGCTCATCGTTTGAATGGTGAACag caTGAAGCTATTAAAATCCTCCAAGATGCtatcaatgaattttctggtACGTCTGAAGAACTGAGGGTCATGATTACTAATGCAGACTTAGTTCTTATGCAAGGAGATGTTGAAGCAGCTTTAACTATGTTCAGAAACATAACACCAGAGCAGGCTTATTTTGTTCAAGCGAAAGAAAAGATGGCACAGATCTATCTGAAATACAGGAGAGACAAGAAGCTCTATGCAAGCTGTTATAG AGACCTGGTAGAAAAAATGCCAAGTTCCCACACCTTTCTTCTCCTTGGTGATGCATACATGAATATCCAGGAG CCTGAAGAAGCCATAGAGGCTTATGAACAgtctttaaagaaaaatcctAGAGATGGAGCCTTGGCTCGTAAAATTGGGAATGCTCTCGTCAAGACACACAATTATTCAAAG GCAATCAGTTACTACGAAGCTGCTCTGAGAACTGGACAGCAGAACATCCTCTGTTATGACTTGGCTGAGCTGCTGCTAAAATTGAACCAACATGACAAAGCAGAAAAAGTCCTTCGGCAAGCTTTAGATCATGAACCTG TCAATGATTTGTCTTCTCTGATGGAAGATATCCATTACCTGGTTCTTCTTGCAAAGATTTACAGCAAAATGGAGAGAACGGAGGATGCGTTTTTTTCATTGCAACAA GCTCGGGAGATGCAAGCCAAAGTACTGAAGCGGATTGAGATTGAGCAGCCAGATGCTGTTCCTTTGCAGAAGCAACTGGCAGCCGAAATTTGTGCAGAGATAGCAAAGCATTTGGCAACCCAGCGAAACTACGAGAAAGCCATTACATTTTACAAAGAAGCTCTTGCGCATTGTGAGACCGACAACAAG GTGATGCTGGAACTTGCCCGTCTATATCTTGCGTTAGATGAAGTGGATGCGTGCCAGTACCAGTGTGCTGCCTTGCTAAAAAATGATCAAGACAATGTAGCAGCTGCTACG ATGATGGCTGATCTGATGTTCAAGAAACAGGACTACGAGCAGGCTGTGTTTCATTTCCAGCAGCTTTTGGATCGCCATCCTG ACAATTATACTACACTCTCTCGTTTAATTGATCTGTTAAGAAGAGCTGGAAAATTAGAGGAAGTTCCAAGATTCCTTACAATGGCTGAGAAACATTCTCCAAGGACAAAACTTGATTCAGGTTTTCATTATTGCAAAGGATTGTATTTGTG GTACACTGGTGAACCAAATGATGCCCTTCGACATTTTAACAAAGCAAGAAAGGATAATGACTGGGGACAAAATGCAGTGTATAATATGATTGAAATTTGCTTAAACCCTGACAATGAAACAATTGGAGGTGAGGTATTTGAACATCTGGATGGTGACATAGA TAGTTCTACAGAAAAGCAAGAATCAGTCCAGCTGGCTGTGAGAACAGCAGAAAAACTCCTAAAAGAATTGAAGCCTCAGACTGCTCAAGGTCACATTCAGCTTGGCATCATGGAAAATTACTGTTTAATGGCAACCAAACAAAAATCAAATGTTGAGCGAGCGCTACAGGCCTTTACAGAAATTGTTACTAATGAG AAGGATCATGTCCCGGCACTTTTGGGAATGGCTATAGCGTACATGATTTTAAAGCAAACCCCAAGAGCCAGAAATCAGTTGAAGCGAATTTCCAAAATGAACTGGAATCCCATTGATGCCGAAGAGTTTGAAAAAAGTTGGCTTTTACTTGCAGATATTTACATCCAGTCCTCAAAATATGACATGGCGAGTGAATTACTAAAGCGATGCCTTCGACACAACAGG tcCTGTTGCAAAGCTTATGAATATATGGGATACATTATGGAAAAAGAGCAAGCTTACAGAGATGCGGCTATAAACTATGAGATGGCCTGGAAATATGGGAACCAAAGCAATCCAGCCATTG
- the TTC21B gene encoding tetratricopeptide repeat protein 21B isoform X6, with product MESSFLQALINYYCQEGYFRHVQTIANEGLKTFGNDPLFLFYQSYGILMEGHVQEALLSLESIKSKPEVSLCTMMAMIYAHKKRSNPDREVIMDLDAKLKEHRKTAGQEALYFAGLFLWHIGRYEKAREYIDRMIKISNGSKEGWILKGWLDVTSGKEASIKKAGKYFDEGLQNGNDIFGLMGKAQYFEARQNYSGALETVNQIIANFPHFLPAFVKKMKLHLALQDWEQSVETAQRLLQKDALNLDALKMEAVHYLCREGNIPEASSRLKDLISALDQLEPHNPPLFCKIALVFSRTCGRNPLILQLTQKLVDRAFSLAPHNADIATELGYQMLFQGKIKEAMKCYKTAMALDETSVPALTGIIRSQLMEGKLEDVEQQLEFLKEVQQSIGISAELSYLRAVLAMKKNKRQEEVITLLNDVLDAHFSSLQGLPLGIEYFEKLNPDFLIEIIKEYLNFCPSKPAGAGQPPSPLLRPCASVLETVMKTVPGLLQAAYLVAKVKYLSGNYEASERLLQHCLEQSPSYAEAHLLMAQVHLLQNNFQLCAQSLELCLSYNFQIRDHPVYHLVKAQAQIKMGEIAEAIKTLQMAMNLPGMRTSTPSSKSKTIEIDASDRLSLYLELVEAHRLNGEQHEAIKILQDAINEFSGTSEELRVMITNADLVLMQGDVEAALTMFRNITPEQAYFVQAKEKMAQIYLKYRRDKKLYASCYRDLVEKMPSSHTFLLLGDAYMNIQEPEEAIEAYEQSLKKNPRDGALARKIGNALVKTHNYSKAISYYEAALRTGQQNILCYDLAELLLKLNQHDKAEKVLRQALDHEPVNDLSSLMEDIHYLVLLAKIYSKMERTEDAFFSLQQAREMQAKVLKRIEIEQPDAVPLQKQLAAEICAEIAKHLATQRNYEKAITFYKEALAHCETDNKVMLELARLYLALDEVDACQYQCAALLKNDQDNVAAATMMADLMFKKQDYEQAVFHFQQLLDRHPDNYTTLSRLIDLLRRAGKLEEVPRFLTMAEKHSPRTKLDSGFHYCKGLYLWYTGEPNDALRHFNKARKDNDWGQNAVYNMIEICLNPDNETIGVLQKSKNQSSWL from the exons ATGGAGTCTTCCTTCCTGCAG gcTTTAATTAATTATTACTGTCAGGAAGGCTATTTTCGCCATGTTCAGACTATTGCCAATGAAGGCTTGAAGACATTTGGCAATGACCCACTGTTTCTTTTCTACCAATCTTATGGCATTTTGATGGAAG GGCACGTCCAAGAAGCTCTTCTCAGTCTTGAATCCATtaaaagcaaaccagaagtatCCCTGTGCACAATGATGGCAATGATCTATGCTCATAAAAAAAGATCAAATCCAG ATCGGGAAGTTATCATGGATCTTGATGCCAAGTTGAAGGAGCATCGTAAGACAGCCGGACAGGAGGCTTTATATTTTGCAGGACTGTTCTTGTGGCATATCGGCCGCTACGAGAAAGCCCGCGAATACATCGACAGAATGATCAAGATCTCAAATGGCAGTAAAGAG GGGTGGATTCTAAAAGGATGGCTTGATGTGACTAGTGGGAAAGAAGCAAGCATCAAAAAAGCCGGAAAATATTTTGATGAAGGGCTCCAAAATGGGAATGATATTTTTGGCCTGATGGGTAAA GCCCAATATTTTGAAGCGCGCCAGAATTATTCAGGAGCTTTGGAAACTGTGAATCAAATAATTGCGAATTTTCCACACTTCCTTCCGGCATTTGTAAAAAAGATGAAGCTACATCTGGCTTTGCAGGATTGGGAGCAGTCAGTTGAGACAGCCCAGAG GTTGTTGCAGAAAGATGCTCTCAACCTAGATGCCTTAAAAATGGAGGCTGTTCACTATTTGTGCAGGGAAGGAAACATACCTGAG gcTTCCTCCAGGCTGAAAGATCTGATTAGTGCTTTAGATCAATTGGAACCACATAATCCTCCGCTTTTCTGTAAGATAGCCTTGGTTTTTAGCAGAACG TGTGGCCGCAATCCACTCATCCTGCAGCTGACTCAGAAGTTGGTGGACAGAGCTTTCAGCTTAGCTCCTCATAATGCAGACATTGCTACAGAGCTGGGCTATCAGAtgctttttcaaggaaaaataaaggaagctATGAAATGCTACAAAACGGCTATGGCTCTTGATGAGACAAGTGTTCCTGCACTAACAG GAATTATCCGAAGCCAGTTAATGGAAGGGAAGTTAGAAGATGTAGAGCAGCAGTTGGAGTTCCTGAAAGAAGTTCAGCAGTCTATTGGAATATCAGCA gAGCTGTCTTATCTACGTGCAGTCTTGgctatgaagaaaaataaaagacaagaagAAGTTATTACTTTGTTGAATGATGTACTCGATgcccatttttcttctctccaaGGTTTACCTCTTGGTatagaatattttgaaaaattaaaccCAGATTTTTTGATAGAAATTATTAAGGAGTATCTTAATTTTTGCCCAAGTAAG CCTGCAGGTGCAGGGCAGCCTCCTTCACCACTTCTGAGGCCTTGTGCATCCGTCCTTGAAACGGTGATGAAAACAGTCCCTGGTCTTTTACAAGCCGCCTATTTGGTTgcaaaagtgaaatatttatcAG GCAACTATGAAGCCTCTGAGAGGCTCTTACAACACTGTCTGGAGCAGAGTCCTTCCTATGCAGAGGCTCATCTCCTCATGGCTCAAGTCCATCTGCTGCAGAACAACTTCCAACTCTGTGCTCAGTCCCTGGAGCTCTGTCTAAGTTACAACTTTCAG ATTAGGGATCATCCTGTGTACCACTTAGTAAAAGCTCAAGCCCAGATAAAGATGGGTGAGATAGCAGAAGCCATCAAAACCTTGCAGATGGCAATGAATTTGCCAGGGATGAGAACCAGTACACCGTCCTCTAAATCGAAAACAATTGAAATTGATGCGTCCGATCGTCTGTCTCTCTACCTGGAACTGGTAGAGGCTCATCGTTTGAATGGTGAACag caTGAAGCTATTAAAATCCTCCAAGATGCtatcaatgaattttctggtACGTCTGAAGAACTGAGGGTCATGATTACTAATGCAGACTTAGTTCTTATGCAAGGAGATGTTGAAGCAGCTTTAACTATGTTCAGAAACATAACACCAGAGCAGGCTTATTTTGTTCAAGCGAAAGAAAAGATGGCACAGATCTATCTGAAATACAGGAGAGACAAGAAGCTCTATGCAAGCTGTTATAG AGACCTGGTAGAAAAAATGCCAAGTTCCCACACCTTTCTTCTCCTTGGTGATGCATACATGAATATCCAGGAG CCTGAAGAAGCCATAGAGGCTTATGAACAgtctttaaagaaaaatcctAGAGATGGAGCCTTGGCTCGTAAAATTGGGAATGCTCTCGTCAAGACACACAATTATTCAAAG GCAATCAGTTACTACGAAGCTGCTCTGAGAACTGGACAGCAGAACATCCTCTGTTATGACTTGGCTGAGCTGCTGCTAAAATTGAACCAACATGACAAAGCAGAAAAAGTCCTTCGGCAAGCTTTAGATCATGAACCTG TCAATGATTTGTCTTCTCTGATGGAAGATATCCATTACCTGGTTCTTCTTGCAAAGATTTACAGCAAAATGGAGAGAACGGAGGATGCGTTTTTTTCATTGCAACAA GCTCGGGAGATGCAAGCCAAAGTACTGAAGCGGATTGAGATTGAGCAGCCAGATGCTGTTCCTTTGCAGAAGCAACTGGCAGCCGAAATTTGTGCAGAGATAGCAAAGCATTTGGCAACCCAGCGAAACTACGAGAAAGCCATTACATTTTACAAAGAAGCTCTTGCGCATTGTGAGACCGACAACAAG GTGATGCTGGAACTTGCCCGTCTATATCTTGCGTTAGATGAAGTGGATGCGTGCCAGTACCAGTGTGCTGCCTTGCTAAAAAATGATCAAGACAATGTAGCAGCTGCTACG ATGATGGCTGATCTGATGTTCAAGAAACAGGACTACGAGCAGGCTGTGTTTCATTTCCAGCAGCTTTTGGATCGCCATCCTG ACAATTATACTACACTCTCTCGTTTAATTGATCTGTTAAGAAGAGCTGGAAAATTAGAGGAAGTTCCAAGATTCCTTACAATGGCTGAGAAACATTCTCCAAGGACAAAACTTGATTCAGGTTTTCATTATTGCAAAGGATTGTATTTGTG GTACACTGGTGAACCAAATGATGCCCTTCGACATTTTAACAAAGCAAGAAAGGATAATGACTGGGGACAAAATGCAGTGTATAATATGATTGAAATTTGCTTAAACCCTGACAATGAAACAATTGGAG TTCTACAGAAAAGCAAGAATCAGTCCAGCTGGCTGTGA
- the TTC21B gene encoding tetratricopeptide repeat protein 21B isoform X4, whose protein sequence is MESSFLQALINYYCQEGYFRHVQTIANEGLKTFGNDPLFLFYQSYGILMEGHVQEALLSLESIKSKPEVSLCTMMAMIYAHKKRSNPDREVIMDLDAKLKEHRKTAGQEALYFAGLFLWHIGRYEKAREYIDRMIKISNGSKEGWILKGWLDVTSGKEASIKKAGKYFDEGLQNGNDIFGLMGKAQYFEARQNYSGALETVNQIIANFPHFLPAFVKKMKLHLALQDWEQSVETAQRLLQKDALNLDALKMEAVHYLCREGNIPEASSRLKDLISALDQLEPHNPPLFCKIALVFSRTCGRNPLILQLTQKLVDRAFSLAPHNADIATELGYQMLFQGKIKEAMKCYKTAMALDETSVPALTGIIRSQLMEGKLEDVEQQLEFLKEVQQSIGISAELSYLRAVLAMKKNKRQEEVITLLNDVLDAHFSSLQGLPLGIEYFEKLNPDFLIEIIKEYLNFCPSKPAGAGQPPSPLLRPCASVLETVMKTVPGLLQAAYLVAKVKYLSGNYEASERLLQHCLEQSPSYAEAHLLMAQVHLLQNNFQLCAQSLELCLSYNFQIRDHPVYHLVKAQAQIKMGEIAEAIKTLQMAMNLPGMRTSTPSSKSKTIEIDASDRLSLYLELVEAHRLNGEQHEAIKILQDAINEFSGTSEELRVMITNADLVLMQGDVEAALTMFRNITPEQAYFVQAKEKMAQIYLKYRRDKKLYASCYRDLVEKMPSSHTFLLLGDAYMNIQEPEEAIEAYEQSLKKNPRDGALARKIGNALVKTHNYSKAISYYEAALRTGQQNILCYDLAELLLKLNQHDKAEKVLRQALDHEPVNDLSSLMEDIHYLVLLAKIYSKMERTEDAFFSLQQAREMQAKVLKRIEIEQPDAVPLQKQLAAEICAEIAKHLATQRNYEKAITFYKEALAHCETDNKVMLELARLYLALDEVDACQYQCAALLKNDQDNVAAATMMADLMFKKQDYEQAVFHFQQLLDRHPDNYTTLSRLIDLLRRAGKLEEVPRFLTMAEKHSPRTKLDSGFHYCKGLYLWYTGEPNDALRHFNKARKDNDWGQNAVYNMIEICLNPDNETIGGEVFEHLDGDIDSSTEKQESVQLAVRTAEKLLKELKPQTAQGHIQLGIMENYCLMATKQKSNVERALQAFTEIVTNEKDHVPALLGMAIAYMILKQTPRARNQLKRISKMNWNPIDAEEFEKSWLLLADIYIQSSKYDMASELLKRCLRHNRSCCKAYEYMGYIMEKEQAYRDAAINYEMAWKYGNQSNPAIGFRSTSKLPEDKKRNT, encoded by the exons ATGGAGTCTTCCTTCCTGCAG gcTTTAATTAATTATTACTGTCAGGAAGGCTATTTTCGCCATGTTCAGACTATTGCCAATGAAGGCTTGAAGACATTTGGCAATGACCCACTGTTTCTTTTCTACCAATCTTATGGCATTTTGATGGAAG GGCACGTCCAAGAAGCTCTTCTCAGTCTTGAATCCATtaaaagcaaaccagaagtatCCCTGTGCACAATGATGGCAATGATCTATGCTCATAAAAAAAGATCAAATCCAG ATCGGGAAGTTATCATGGATCTTGATGCCAAGTTGAAGGAGCATCGTAAGACAGCCGGACAGGAGGCTTTATATTTTGCAGGACTGTTCTTGTGGCATATCGGCCGCTACGAGAAAGCCCGCGAATACATCGACAGAATGATCAAGATCTCAAATGGCAGTAAAGAG GGGTGGATTCTAAAAGGATGGCTTGATGTGACTAGTGGGAAAGAAGCAAGCATCAAAAAAGCCGGAAAATATTTTGATGAAGGGCTCCAAAATGGGAATGATATTTTTGGCCTGATGGGTAAA GCCCAATATTTTGAAGCGCGCCAGAATTATTCAGGAGCTTTGGAAACTGTGAATCAAATAATTGCGAATTTTCCACACTTCCTTCCGGCATTTGTAAAAAAGATGAAGCTACATCTGGCTTTGCAGGATTGGGAGCAGTCAGTTGAGACAGCCCAGAG GTTGTTGCAGAAAGATGCTCTCAACCTAGATGCCTTAAAAATGGAGGCTGTTCACTATTTGTGCAGGGAAGGAAACATACCTGAG gcTTCCTCCAGGCTGAAAGATCTGATTAGTGCTTTAGATCAATTGGAACCACATAATCCTCCGCTTTTCTGTAAGATAGCCTTGGTTTTTAGCAGAACG TGTGGCCGCAATCCACTCATCCTGCAGCTGACTCAGAAGTTGGTGGACAGAGCTTTCAGCTTAGCTCCTCATAATGCAGACATTGCTACAGAGCTGGGCTATCAGAtgctttttcaaggaaaaataaaggaagctATGAAATGCTACAAAACGGCTATGGCTCTTGATGAGACAAGTGTTCCTGCACTAACAG GAATTATCCGAAGCCAGTTAATGGAAGGGAAGTTAGAAGATGTAGAGCAGCAGTTGGAGTTCCTGAAAGAAGTTCAGCAGTCTATTGGAATATCAGCA gAGCTGTCTTATCTACGTGCAGTCTTGgctatgaagaaaaataaaagacaagaagAAGTTATTACTTTGTTGAATGATGTACTCGATgcccatttttcttctctccaaGGTTTACCTCTTGGTatagaatattttgaaaaattaaaccCAGATTTTTTGATAGAAATTATTAAGGAGTATCTTAATTTTTGCCCAAGTAAG CCTGCAGGTGCAGGGCAGCCTCCTTCACCACTTCTGAGGCCTTGTGCATCCGTCCTTGAAACGGTGATGAAAACAGTCCCTGGTCTTTTACAAGCCGCCTATTTGGTTgcaaaagtgaaatatttatcAG GCAACTATGAAGCCTCTGAGAGGCTCTTACAACACTGTCTGGAGCAGAGTCCTTCCTATGCAGAGGCTCATCTCCTCATGGCTCAAGTCCATCTGCTGCAGAACAACTTCCAACTCTGTGCTCAGTCCCTGGAGCTCTGTCTAAGTTACAACTTTCAG ATTAGGGATCATCCTGTGTACCACTTAGTAAAAGCTCAAGCCCAGATAAAGATGGGTGAGATAGCAGAAGCCATCAAAACCTTGCAGATGGCAATGAATTTGCCAGGGATGAGAACCAGTACACCGTCCTCTAAATCGAAAACAATTGAAATTGATGCGTCCGATCGTCTGTCTCTCTACCTGGAACTGGTAGAGGCTCATCGTTTGAATGGTGAACag caTGAAGCTATTAAAATCCTCCAAGATGCtatcaatgaattttctggtACGTCTGAAGAACTGAGGGTCATGATTACTAATGCAGACTTAGTTCTTATGCAAGGAGATGTTGAAGCAGCTTTAACTATGTTCAGAAACATAACACCAGAGCAGGCTTATTTTGTTCAAGCGAAAGAAAAGATGGCACAGATCTATCTGAAATACAGGAGAGACAAGAAGCTCTATGCAAGCTGTTATAG AGACCTGGTAGAAAAAATGCCAAGTTCCCACACCTTTCTTCTCCTTGGTGATGCATACATGAATATCCAGGAG CCTGAAGAAGCCATAGAGGCTTATGAACAgtctttaaagaaaaatcctAGAGATGGAGCCTTGGCTCGTAAAATTGGGAATGCTCTCGTCAAGACACACAATTATTCAAAG GCAATCAGTTACTACGAAGCTGCTCTGAGAACTGGACAGCAGAACATCCTCTGTTATGACTTGGCTGAGCTGCTGCTAAAATTGAACCAACATGACAAAGCAGAAAAAGTCCTTCGGCAAGCTTTAGATCATGAACCTG TCAATGATTTGTCTTCTCTGATGGAAGATATCCATTACCTGGTTCTTCTTGCAAAGATTTACAGCAAAATGGAGAGAACGGAGGATGCGTTTTTTTCATTGCAACAA GCTCGGGAGATGCAAGCCAAAGTACTGAAGCGGATTGAGATTGAGCAGCCAGATGCTGTTCCTTTGCAGAAGCAACTGGCAGCCGAAATTTGTGCAGAGATAGCAAAGCATTTGGCAACCCAGCGAAACTACGAGAAAGCCATTACATTTTACAAAGAAGCTCTTGCGCATTGTGAGACCGACAACAAG GTGATGCTGGAACTTGCCCGTCTATATCTTGCGTTAGATGAAGTGGATGCGTGCCAGTACCAGTGTGCTGCCTTGCTAAAAAATGATCAAGACAATGTAGCAGCTGCTACG ATGATGGCTGATCTGATGTTCAAGAAACAGGACTACGAGCAGGCTGTGTTTCATTTCCAGCAGCTTTTGGATCGCCATCCTG ACAATTATACTACACTCTCTCGTTTAATTGATCTGTTAAGAAGAGCTGGAAAATTAGAGGAAGTTCCAAGATTCCTTACAATGGCTGAGAAACATTCTCCAAGGACAAAACTTGATTCAGGTTTTCATTATTGCAAAGGATTGTATTTGTG GTACACTGGTGAACCAAATGATGCCCTTCGACATTTTAACAAAGCAAGAAAGGATAATGACTGGGGACAAAATGCAGTGTATAATATGATTGAAATTTGCTTAAACCCTGACAATGAAACAATTGGAGGTGAGGTATTTGAACATCTGGATGGTGACATAGA TAGTTCTACAGAAAAGCAAGAATCAGTCCAGCTGGCTGTGAGAACAGCAGAAAAACTCCTAAAAGAATTGAAGCCTCAGACTGCTCAAGGTCACATTCAGCTTGGCATCATGGAAAATTACTGTTTAATGGCAACCAAACAAAAATCAAATGTTGAGCGAGCGCTACAGGCCTTTACAGAAATTGTTACTAATGAG AAGGATCATGTCCCGGCACTTTTGGGAATGGCTATAGCGTACATGATTTTAAAGCAAACCCCAAGAGCCAGAAATCAGTTGAAGCGAATTTCCAAAATGAACTGGAATCCCATTGATGCCGAAGAGTTTGAAAAAAGTTGGCTTTTACTTGCAGATATTTACATCCAGTCCTCAAAATATGACATGGCGAGTGAATTACTAAAGCGATGCCTTCGACACAACAGG tcCTGTTGCAAAGCTTATGAATATATGGGATACATTATGGAAAAAGAGCAAGCTTACAGAGATGCGGCTATAAACTATGAGATGGCCTGGAAATATGGGAACCAAAGCAATCCAGCCATTG